From a single Novipirellula caenicola genomic region:
- a CDS encoding AMP-binding protein: MIAIRNQDETSKPWVDGLTIGQVLTETARRHPNHDAFVFCDPPHRMTWSELDDAVTHCARGLLALGFRPGDHFGVWATNVPQWVLLQFATARIGVVLVNINPSYRADELKYALQQSEVRGIALIDHHKSTHFWELLEKACPDLATASPGALESADFPKLKWVVGLRGDPHRYAMMWDDFLKRAETVPAANVAEISETLRCTDAINIQYTSGTTGHPKGATLSHRNVLLNAFYAGQSQRLGPQDRIALPVPLYHCFGCVLGTLCCLVHGAAMVFPSECFSAGATLDAIEKERCTALYGVPTMFIAQLEHPSYAGRDLASLRTGIMAGSPCPIELMKRVTADMGASEMTIGYGQTEASPLITQTRTDDPIELRVGTVGRPLPGFEAKIVDPITNQKLEDGQQGEFCGRGHGVMLGYYNMPDKTAAVIDDEGWLHTGDLGMRQSNGYFRITGRLHDMIIRGGENIYPREIEERLYQHPAVEDVQVVGVPDRRFGEAVLAWVKPKAGCEVTEDELREFCSESLARYKVPYYWKFVDQFPTTVTGKIQKYKIRETAIEELGLQAIAKIETA, translated from the coding sequence ATGATCGCGATTCGTAATCAAGACGAAACGTCGAAACCTTGGGTCGATGGTTTAACAATCGGGCAGGTTCTTACGGAGACCGCTCGTCGGCATCCCAATCATGATGCGTTTGTCTTCTGTGACCCGCCGCACCGCATGACATGGTCCGAGCTGGATGACGCGGTCACGCATTGTGCCCGAGGGTTATTGGCGTTGGGTTTTCGACCAGGCGACCATTTCGGCGTGTGGGCCACCAATGTTCCCCAGTGGGTGTTGCTGCAGTTTGCGACTGCGCGGATTGGAGTGGTGTTGGTGAACATCAATCCGTCGTACCGCGCGGATGAATTGAAGTACGCGCTGCAACAATCCGAAGTGCGCGGGATCGCGTTGATCGACCATCACAAGTCGACTCACTTTTGGGAATTGCTCGAAAAAGCGTGTCCCGATCTTGCCACCGCGTCGCCGGGGGCTTTGGAATCGGCGGACTTTCCTAAGTTGAAGTGGGTGGTGGGTTTGCGAGGCGATCCGCACCGCTATGCAATGATGTGGGATGATTTTTTGAAGCGAGCTGAAACGGTCCCAGCAGCGAACGTCGCGGAGATCAGCGAGACGCTGCGGTGCACCGATGCGATTAACATCCAGTACACGTCCGGCACCACGGGGCACCCCAAAGGAGCAACGCTTTCACATCGCAACGTGTTGCTCAATGCGTTTTATGCAGGCCAATCTCAGCGTCTCGGTCCGCAGGATCGCATTGCGTTACCGGTACCACTGTATCACTGTTTTGGTTGTGTTCTCGGCACGCTATGCTGCCTTGTTCACGGGGCAGCGATGGTGTTCCCGTCGGAGTGTTTCAGTGCGGGGGCGACACTTGATGCGATTGAAAAGGAACGCTGCACCGCATTGTATGGCGTGCCGACGATGTTCATCGCTCAACTGGAACACCCTAGTTACGCTGGCCGCGACCTAGCCTCGCTGCGGACCGGCATCATGGCTGGCAGCCCTTGCCCAATCGAGTTGATGAAACGTGTCACAGCGGACATGGGAGCATCGGAAATGACGATCGGCTATGGACAAACCGAAGCGTCGCCGCTCATCACCCAAACCCGTACCGACGATCCAATTGAACTGCGGGTCGGCACGGTAGGGCGTCCGTTGCCTGGTTTCGAGGCCAAGATCGTCGATCCGATCACCAACCAAAAACTCGAGGATGGACAACAAGGTGAGTTTTGCGGTCGTGGCCACGGCGTGATGCTCGGCTATTACAACATGCCGGATAAAACCGCCGCCGTGATCGACGACGAAGGATGGCTGCACACCGGTGACCTGGGGATGCGGCAATCCAATGGTTATTTCCGCATCACCGGTCGGCTACACGATATGATCATTCGCGGTGGCGAAAACATTTACCCTCGCGAGATCGAAGAGCGGCTGTATCAACACCCAGCGGTCGAAGACGTTCAAGTTGTCGGTGTGCCGGACCGCCGGTTTGGCGAAGCGGTGTTGGCATGGGTCAAACCCAAAGCCGGTTGCGAGGTAACGGAAGACGAATTGCGAGAGTTTTGCAGCGAGTCACTGGCTCGATACAAAGTCCCTTATTACTGGAAATTTGTTGATCAATTTCCGACGACTGTCACGGGCAAAATCCAAAAGTACAAAATCCGCGAAACGGCAATCGAGGAACTTGGGTTGCAAGCGATCGCAAAAATCGAAACCGCATAG